The proteins below are encoded in one region of Amycolatopsis acidiphila:
- a CDS encoding family 2B encapsulin nanocompartment shell protein, with product MTVTDSAEPSVEDGAGRQSLSPAAARQLATTTKSVPQMQSITSRWLLRVLPWVQADGGTYRVNRRMSYTVGDGRVTFISTGTEVRVIPAELAELPLLRGFDDQGVLAALAERFEQRSYETGDVIVEFGHTSDQAFLIAHGKVSKIGPGQYGEETTLGVLANGDHFGDKTLADPEDIWEYTVKAVTPCTVLVLPQRAFDEAYNSSEALQEQVAKFRAGRLASQNEHGEANIDLSSGHDGEPDLPGTFVDYELSPREYELSVAQTVLRVHSRVADLYNKPMNQVEQQLRLTVEALRERQEYELVNNTGFGLLNNADVQQRIHTRTGPPTPDDLDELLATVWKEPTVFLAHPRAIAAFGRECSARGVYPSNADFLGQRVPSWRGVPILPCNKIGVSETRTSSIILMRAGEKNQGVVGLHQTGLPDEFEPGLSVRFMGINEKAIISYLVTAYYSAAVLVPDALGILENVEVGR from the coding sequence GTGACTGTGACCGATTCCGCCGAGCCGAGCGTCGAGGACGGCGCCGGGCGCCAGAGCCTGAGCCCCGCGGCGGCGCGGCAACTGGCGACCACGACCAAGTCCGTCCCCCAGATGCAGTCCATCACCTCACGGTGGCTGCTGCGCGTGCTGCCGTGGGTCCAGGCCGACGGCGGCACGTACCGGGTCAACCGCCGCATGAGCTACACCGTCGGCGACGGCCGCGTCACCTTCATCAGCACCGGCACCGAGGTCCGCGTGATCCCGGCCGAGCTCGCCGAACTGCCGCTGCTGCGCGGCTTCGACGACCAGGGCGTGCTCGCGGCGCTGGCCGAGCGGTTCGAGCAGCGCAGCTACGAAACGGGCGACGTGATCGTCGAGTTCGGGCACACGTCGGACCAGGCTTTCCTGATCGCGCACGGCAAGGTCAGCAAGATCGGCCCCGGGCAGTACGGCGAGGAGACGACCCTCGGCGTGCTCGCGAACGGCGACCACTTCGGCGACAAGACGCTCGCCGATCCCGAGGACATCTGGGAGTACACGGTCAAGGCGGTCACGCCGTGCACCGTGCTCGTGCTCCCCCAGCGCGCGTTCGACGAGGCGTACAACTCCTCGGAGGCGCTGCAGGAGCAGGTCGCGAAGTTCCGCGCCGGCCGGCTCGCTTCGCAGAACGAACACGGCGAGGCGAACATCGACCTGTCTTCGGGCCACGACGGCGAGCCCGACCTGCCCGGCACCTTCGTCGACTACGAGCTCTCGCCGCGGGAGTACGAGCTGAGCGTCGCGCAGACCGTGCTGCGCGTGCACTCCCGCGTCGCGGACCTCTACAACAAGCCGATGAACCAGGTCGAGCAGCAGTTGCGGCTCACCGTCGAGGCGCTGCGCGAGCGCCAGGAGTACGAGCTGGTCAACAACACCGGCTTCGGACTGCTCAACAACGCCGATGTGCAGCAGCGCATCCACACCCGCACCGGGCCGCCCACGCCGGACGACCTGGACGAGCTGCTGGCGACGGTGTGGAAGGAGCCGACGGTGTTCCTCGCCCATCCCCGGGCCATCGCGGCGTTCGGCCGCGAGTGCTCCGCGCGTGGCGTCTATCCGTCCAATGCGGACTTCCTCGGGCAGAGGGTACCGTCGTGGCGGGGTGTGCCGATCCTGCCGTGCAACAAGATCGGCGTCAGCGAGACCCGCACCAGCTCGATCATCCTGATGCGGGCCGGCGAGAAGAACCAGGGTGTGGTCGGCCTGCACCAGACGGGCCTGCCGGACGAGTTCGAGCCGGGCCTTTCGGTGCGGTTCATGGGCATCAACGAGAAGGCGATCATCTCCTACCTGGTCACGGCGTACTACTCGGCGGCCGTTCTCGTCCCCGATGCCCTGGGGATCCTGGAGAACGTCGAAGTCGGGCGCTAG
- a CDS encoding bestrophin-like domain, translating to MNVYVTGLLWVAGSMIVGALIAYLVRRYGLDEGRPDNNDAAGQAFTIVGGLHAVVVAFVLISLFDAASTVRDGSYQETQALVSATWAADALPEPAHTQVPELARQYARTVVQQEWPRLQNGGMPGEEGWTLVNRMRASLDATDLPDDDWLVDQKTDAASDLTDVYEQRQARLNAVRDNGVGVVLWFVLVVGSVIFVLLPNLFGGTRQATHIIIVSTLAATTTLLLYAIFQMQNPFAGGAKVGPEAFSQAIARLS from the coding sequence ATGAACGTGTACGTGACCGGTCTGCTCTGGGTGGCCGGCTCGATGATCGTCGGCGCCCTGATCGCCTATCTCGTGCGCCGCTACGGTCTCGACGAGGGCCGTCCGGACAACAACGACGCGGCGGGCCAGGCGTTCACGATCGTCGGCGGGCTGCACGCGGTCGTGGTCGCGTTCGTGCTGATCTCGTTGTTCGACGCGGCGAGCACGGTGCGGGACGGGTCGTACCAGGAGACGCAGGCACTGGTGTCCGCGACCTGGGCCGCGGACGCACTGCCCGAGCCGGCGCACACGCAGGTGCCCGAGCTCGCGCGGCAGTACGCCCGGACCGTGGTGCAGCAGGAGTGGCCGCGGCTGCAGAACGGGGGGATGCCGGGGGAGGAGGGCTGGACGCTGGTCAACCGCATGCGCGCGTCGCTCGACGCGACCGACCTGCCCGACGACGACTGGCTGGTCGACCAGAAGACCGATGCGGCGAGTGACCTGACGGACGTCTACGAGCAGCGCCAGGCACGGTTGAACGCGGTGCGGGACAACGGCGTCGGCGTCGTGCTGTGGTTCGTGCTGGTCGTCGGGAGCGTGATCTTCGTGCTGCTGCCGAACCTGTTCGGCGGGACGAGACAGGCCACCCACATCATCATCGTGTCGACACTGGCCGCGACGACGACATTGCTGCTGTACGCGATCTTCCAGATGCAGAACCCGTTCGCGGGCGGGGCGAAGGTCGGTCCCGAAGCGTTCAGCCAGGCGATCGCACGGCTGAGCTGA
- a CDS encoding nuclear transport factor 2 family protein, which produces MDREFVREFAEGWVKAWNAHDLDALLAHFGEDVVFTSPVAAQLLDGSDGVIRGRAALRAYWTEGLRWIPDLRFEVVGVYAGVRTVVIHYRNQKGGLVNEVLTFEGPLVVEGHDTYLDPDSNPAGALGG; this is translated from the coding sequence ATGGACAGGGAGTTCGTGCGGGAGTTCGCCGAGGGCTGGGTCAAGGCGTGGAACGCGCACGACCTGGACGCGCTGCTGGCGCATTTCGGCGAGGACGTCGTCTTCACCTCGCCGGTCGCCGCGCAGCTGCTCGACGGGTCGGACGGGGTGATCCGCGGCAGGGCCGCGCTGCGCGCGTACTGGACCGAGGGCCTGCGGTGGATTCCGGACCTGCGGTTCGAGGTGGTGGGCGTGTACGCCGGGGTGCGGACAGTGGTGATCCACTACCGGAACCAGAAGGGCGGCTTGGTGAACGAGGTGCTGACCTTCGAGGGGCCGCTGGTCGTCGAAGGGCACGACACGTACCTCGATCCGGACTCGAACCCAGCGGGCGCGCTTGGCGGGTGA
- a CDS encoding TrmO family methyltransferase domain-containing protein, protein MILHPIGYVRSPRSTPVGDDWDSVTSLVELDGARFGATALRGLEEFSHVEIVYVFEPPAVPRTASQVGIFAQRAGNRPNRLGVTRCRLLGIGDLTIKVRGLDAVDGSPVLDIKPCLADRRYEPVPSAKTVVVR, encoded by the coding sequence ATGATCTTGCATCCGATCGGCTACGTCCGGTCCCCGAGGTCAACGCCGGTCGGCGACGACTGGGACTCCGTGACCTCGCTCGTCGAGCTGGACGGGGCCCGCTTCGGCGCCACCGCGTTGCGCGGGCTCGAGGAGTTCTCGCACGTCGAGATCGTGTACGTGTTCGAACCCCCCGCCGTCCCGCGCACCGCCTCCCAGGTCGGGATCTTCGCCCAGCGCGCGGGAAACCGGCCCAACCGCCTCGGCGTCACCCGCTGCCGGCTGCTCGGCATCGGTGACCTGACGATCAAGGTGCGCGGGCTGGACGCCGTGGACGGCAGCCCCGTTCTCGACATCAAGCCCTGCCTCGCCGACCGGCGCTACGAGCCCGTCCCGAGCGCGAAGACCGTCGTCGTCCGGTAG
- a CDS encoding aldose epimerase family protein, translated as MGTRFSRRTALAAGAAGVAAVGFAGVNPAAAAAAKPPSVTKEYFGKAGGTSVYRYTLDSGRGMRVRILSYGGIIQTVEAPDRHGHTANVVLGFPTLADYVAKNSPEAGGGVYFGALVGRYANRIAKGTFTLDGHTYHVPVNNNGNSLHGGLAGFDKKVWDVTEIPGGLRLSVTSPDGDQGYPGTLHATVTYTLDSQNRLSIGYTATTDKPTVVNLTNHTYWNLAGEASGDVYDQKLQIDADRYTPTDSTQIPTGQLASVQGTAFDFRKATAIGARVNDDDPQLLTGQGYDHNWVLNHSGSLSVAAHATDPASGRQLTVLTGQPGLQFYSGNFLDGTLVGTSGKTYRQSYGFALETQHFPDSPNHPSFPSTVLRPGQTYRTTTVFALGTGS; from the coding sequence ATGGGGACCAGGTTCTCGCGCCGCACCGCGCTCGCTGCCGGTGCGGCGGGCGTGGCGGCGGTAGGCTTCGCGGGTGTGAACCCCGCTGCTGCCGCCGCCGCCAAGCCGCCTTCGGTGACCAAAGAGTACTTCGGCAAGGCGGGCGGCACGTCCGTCTACCGCTACACCCTCGACAGCGGCCGCGGGATGCGGGTCCGGATCCTCAGCTACGGCGGGATCATCCAGACCGTCGAGGCCCCGGACCGCCACGGCCACACCGCTAACGTCGTGCTCGGCTTCCCGACGCTGGCGGACTACGTCGCGAAGAACAGCCCGGAAGCCGGGGGCGGAGTCTACTTCGGCGCCCTGGTCGGCCGCTACGCCAACCGGATCGCCAAGGGCACGTTCACCCTGGACGGTCACACCTACCACGTGCCGGTGAACAACAACGGCAACAGCCTGCACGGCGGGCTCGCCGGCTTCGACAAGAAGGTCTGGGACGTCACGGAGATCCCCGGCGGCCTGCGGCTGAGTGTCACCAGCCCGGACGGCGACCAGGGCTACCCCGGCACCCTGCACGCCACCGTGACGTACACTTTGGACAGTCAGAACCGGCTGAGCATCGGCTACACGGCGACCACCGACAAGCCGACGGTGGTGAACCTGACCAACCACACGTACTGGAACCTCGCGGGCGAGGCGTCCGGCGACGTCTATGACCAGAAGCTGCAGATCGACGCCGACCGGTACACCCCGACCGACAGCACGCAGATCCCGACCGGGCAGCTCGCGTCGGTGCAGGGTACGGCGTTCGACTTCCGCAAGGCGACGGCGATCGGAGCGCGGGTGAACGACGACGACCCGCAGCTGCTCACCGGTCAGGGCTACGACCACAACTGGGTGCTCAACCACTCCGGTTCGCTGTCGGTCGCGGCGCACGCCACCGACCCGGCGAGCGGACGGCAGCTGACGGTGCTGACCGGCCAGCCGGGCCTGCAGTTCTACTCGGGCAACTTCCTCGACGGCACGTTGGTCGGCACGAGCGGCAAGACCTACCGGCAGAGCTACGGGTTCGCGCTGGAGACCCAGCACTTCCCCGACTCCCCCAACCACCCGTCGTTCCCGAGCACCGTGCTCCGCCCGGGGCAGACCTACCGGACGACGACGGTCTTCGCGCTCGGGACGGGCTCGTAG
- a CDS encoding ATP-binding cassette domain-containing protein: protein MSEVMRVEHVSKGFGPVRALTDINLSVGKGEILGLIGDNGAGKSTLIKILTGYHQPDGGRLVFDGQPVQLKSVTHARSLGIETVFQDLAMVNDLPVYLNLHLNKELVHKPLPFLRRREMKRRAREALDAIGINIPSVTAEVGQLSGGQRQAIAVARSVYSNNAKLLLLDEPLAAMGAKEGGLILRLLAQLKQRGDIAIILIAHNYSQVVDVCDRVNLLQHGEITFDKASKETSVAELLELVHAEYRVNT, encoded by the coding sequence ATGAGCGAGGTGATGCGCGTCGAGCACGTCAGCAAGGGGTTCGGGCCGGTACGGGCGCTGACCGACATCAACCTGTCGGTCGGCAAGGGCGAGATCCTCGGGCTCATCGGCGACAACGGCGCCGGCAAGTCCACGCTGATCAAGATCCTGACCGGCTACCACCAGCCCGACGGTGGCCGGCTGGTGTTCGACGGGCAGCCGGTGCAGCTCAAGTCGGTGACGCACGCGCGGAGCCTGGGCATCGAGACGGTGTTCCAGGACCTCGCGATGGTCAACGACCTGCCGGTGTACCTGAACCTGCACCTGAACAAGGAGCTGGTGCACAAGCCGCTGCCGTTCCTGCGCCGCCGCGAGATGAAGCGGCGCGCCAGGGAGGCGCTCGACGCGATCGGCATCAACATCCCGTCGGTCACCGCCGAGGTCGGCCAGCTCTCGGGTGGGCAGCGGCAGGCGATCGCCGTGGCCCGCTCGGTGTACTCGAACAACGCGAAGCTGCTGCTGCTCGACGAGCCGCTCGCGGCGATGGGCGCCAAGGAGGGCGGGCTGATCCTGCGGCTGCTGGCCCAGCTCAAGCAGCGCGGCGACATCGCGATCATCCTCATCGCGCACAACTACAGCCAGGTGGTCGACGTCTGCGACCGGGTGAACCTGTTGCAGCACGGCGAGATCACGTTCGACAAGGCTTCGAAGGAGACCTCCGTGGCCGAGCTGCTCGAGCTCGTCCACGCCGAATACCGGGTGAACACCTGA
- a CDS encoding ABC transporter permease produces MTDALTDKRPGRTEPGGPPGRVGFLLGLIRVKELSILLVTIAAAIYFSLTSGPGFATSDNYHTIAQYVAPWAIVGAGEVMVLICGQIDLSAGFVFTLSPFVLMLFYNNGFPLFLALIGAVVVSALIGMVNGLVHTLFNLSAFITTLGMAFLLWGLSLIISGGSPVSAPTDSWVVSVFGGWGWSEFLWALVIVAIMQVVLSTTRFGIATQATGGNPIGAAESGIRTNRVKVICFSITGALAGFAGILQGTRVGSYDPTNGGFNTMFYAVAAAVIGGTALLGGSGTVIGAFLGALLLGLVYDGFNLTGISANAFYVVLGVAILVAALLNVYVTVVRKRLGSRRVS; encoded by the coding sequence ATGACCGACGCGCTCACCGACAAGCGCCCCGGCCGCACGGAGCCCGGTGGACCGCCCGGGCGGGTCGGGTTCCTGCTCGGGCTGATCCGGGTCAAGGAGCTGAGCATCCTGCTGGTGACGATCGCCGCGGCGATCTACTTCAGCCTCACCAGCGGGCCCGGCTTCGCGACCTCGGACAACTACCACACCATCGCCCAGTACGTGGCGCCGTGGGCGATCGTCGGCGCGGGCGAGGTGATGGTGCTGATCTGCGGGCAGATCGACCTGTCGGCCGGGTTCGTGTTCACCCTGTCGCCGTTCGTGCTGATGTTGTTCTACAACAATGGTTTCCCACTGTTCCTCGCGCTCATCGGGGCGGTCGTGGTGAGCGCGCTCATCGGCATGGTCAACGGTCTGGTGCACACGCTGTTCAACCTCTCCGCGTTCATCACCACGCTGGGCATGGCGTTCCTGTTGTGGGGGCTCTCGCTGATCATCTCCGGCGGCTCCCCGGTGAGCGCGCCGACGGACAGCTGGGTGGTGTCGGTCTTCGGCGGCTGGGGCTGGTCGGAGTTCCTGTGGGCGCTGGTGATCGTGGCGATCATGCAGGTCGTGCTGTCCACCACCCGGTTCGGCATCGCGACCCAGGCGACCGGCGGCAACCCGATCGGCGCGGCCGAGTCGGGCATCCGGACGAACCGGGTCAAGGTGATCTGCTTCTCGATCACCGGCGCGCTCGCCGGGTTCGCCGGGATCCTGCAGGGCACCCGGGTCGGCTCCTACGACCCGACCAACGGCGGCTTCAACACGATGTTCTACGCGGTGGCCGCCGCGGTCATCGGCGGGACCGCGCTGCTGGGCGGGTCCGGCACGGTCATCGGCGCGTTCCTGGGCGCGCTGCTGCTCGGCCTGGTCTACGACGGGTTCAACCTCACCGGGATCAGCGCGAACGCGTTCTACGTGGTGCTCGGCGTCGCAATCCTCGTCGCGGCACTGCTGAACGTTTACGTGACGGTCGTCCGGAAACGGCTCGGTTCACGGAGGGTGTCATGA
- a CDS encoding substrate-binding domain-containing protein has protein sequence MSDAHSATSRRAALKFLGAGGGAVAASALLTACNGVQGNSASGGAGAFPGTPPWQFAFINHVTTNSFFVPTKTGMTDAAKLLGLPDPQWTGSTEGNVSEMANAFSTAINANVAGIAIALTDNNAFVEPTKRALAKGIPVVAYNATAPGNYPLTYVGQDLYQSGFLMGQRIARDVTSGTILVGISQPGGNNVQPRLDGITDALKQAAPGVTVLSINTGAEQANELNAITAAYDGHADAKGVYAVDAGSTASIAQLISNRGIQGKVHAGGYDTLADTLKGVQSGALDFTIDQSAYLQGFLPVLYMYMFRLSGTLVSPPVTDTGLTFVTKDNVAPYISANSKFEGGPKADLVPMPASIPLPAATASTH, from the coding sequence ATGAGCGATGCGCACTCCGCGACCTCGCGCAGAGCCGCACTGAAGTTCCTCGGGGCAGGTGGTGGCGCGGTCGCTGCGAGCGCCCTGCTGACCGCCTGCAACGGGGTGCAGGGCAACTCCGCCTCCGGCGGCGCCGGCGCGTTCCCCGGCACCCCGCCCTGGCAGTTCGCGTTCATCAACCACGTGACCACGAACTCCTTCTTCGTGCCCACGAAGACCGGGATGACCGACGCGGCCAAGCTGCTGGGCCTGCCGGATCCGCAGTGGACCGGGTCCACCGAGGGAAATGTTTCGGAGATGGCGAACGCCTTCTCCACCGCGATCAACGCCAACGTGGCCGGCATCGCGATCGCGCTGACCGACAACAACGCGTTCGTCGAGCCCACCAAGCGCGCGCTGGCCAAGGGCATCCCGGTCGTCGCCTACAACGCGACCGCGCCCGGCAACTACCCGCTCACCTACGTGGGCCAGGACCTCTACCAGTCCGGCTTCCTGATGGGACAGCGGATCGCGCGCGACGTCACCTCCGGGACGATCCTGGTCGGCATCTCCCAGCCCGGCGGCAACAACGTCCAGCCCCGCCTGGACGGCATCACCGACGCGCTCAAGCAGGCCGCGCCGGGGGTGACCGTGTTGTCCATCAACACCGGCGCGGAGCAGGCGAACGAGCTCAACGCCATCACCGCCGCCTACGACGGGCACGCCGACGCGAAGGGCGTCTACGCGGTCGACGCGGGTAGTACGGCGTCCATCGCGCAGCTGATCAGCAACCGCGGGATCCAGGGCAAGGTGCACGCCGGCGGGTACGACACGCTGGCGGACACGCTCAAGGGCGTGCAGTCCGGGGCGCTGGACTTCACCATCGACCAGTCCGCCTACCTGCAGGGCTTCCTGCCGGTGCTGTACATGTACATGTTCCGGCTCTCGGGCACGCTCGTCTCGCCGCCGGTCACCGACACCGGCCTGACGTTCGTCACCAAGGACAACGTGGCGCCCTACATCTCCGCCAACAGCAAGTTCGAGGGCGGCCCGAAGGCCGACCTCGTGCCGATGCCCGCGTCGATCCCGCTGCCCGCGGCCACCGCCTCGACCCACTAG
- a CDS encoding FadR/GntR family transcriptional regulator — MTKEGPLGRHRTIHGRVVEWLGRRIISGELPAGSRLPNEAELAAQLDVSRGGVREAVKALAAKGLVEARPRLGTRVLPREQWNLMDREVINWHGRLAKADFLQDLLELRLMVEPDAARLAAERASEEQVAILEDAYARMEAHAPNLPAEEDAFVEADLVFHLTLLRASGNQLIEQLGRLLETGLYHGLEASSHAPGGVAATLPLHQTVLVAVRARRPVAAARAMRKLIETTTDAVRQMVGR, encoded by the coding sequence ATGACCAAGGAGGGGCCGCTCGGCAGGCACCGCACGATCCATGGCCGCGTGGTGGAGTGGCTCGGCCGCCGGATCATTTCCGGTGAGCTGCCCGCCGGTAGCAGGCTGCCGAACGAGGCCGAGCTGGCCGCGCAGCTCGACGTGAGTCGCGGCGGGGTGCGCGAAGCCGTGAAGGCGTTGGCCGCCAAGGGTTTGGTGGAGGCGAGGCCGCGGCTGGGCACCCGGGTCCTGCCGCGCGAGCAGTGGAACCTGATGGACCGCGAGGTCATCAACTGGCACGGCAGGCTCGCCAAGGCCGACTTCCTGCAGGACCTGCTCGAACTGCGACTCATGGTCGAGCCCGATGCCGCCCGGTTGGCCGCCGAGCGGGCCTCCGAGGAGCAGGTCGCGATCCTGGAGGACGCGTACGCGCGGATGGAGGCGCACGCGCCGAACCTGCCCGCGGAGGAGGACGCGTTCGTCGAGGCGGACCTCGTCTTCCACCTGACCCTGTTGCGGGCCAGCGGCAACCAGCTCATCGAGCAGCTCGGCCGCCTGCTGGAAACCGGGCTCTACCACGGGCTGGAGGCCAGCTCGCACGCGCCGGGCGGGGTCGCCGCGACGCTTCCGCTGCACCAGACCGTGCTCGTCGCCGTGCGCGCCCGCAGGCCCGTCGCCGCCGCGCGGGCGATGCGTAAGCTGATCGAGACGACGACCGACGCCGTGCGGCAGATGGTGGGGCGGTAG
- a CDS encoding SMP-30/gluconolactonase/LRE family protein, which produces MDQVSGPVAAHGEGPVWHAGWPGLRWVDMLAGDVLELDDGQVRRHHVGDVAAALRPRADGGAVIAVERGFALADASLTKVEPLPELWADRRVRMNDGGCDPDGRFYCGSMAYDETPGAGGLYRLDPDGAVTTVLTGITISNGLAWSPDGGTAYYIDTPTHRVDAFDYDPGRGLTGRRPVVEIPPDAGSPDGMTLDADGRLWVALWGGGALRCYRPDGGLEEHVPLPVTQVTACTFGGPGLDELYITTSRQGVPEGAQPDAGALFRYRPGVRGLPVLAYRGR; this is translated from the coding sequence GTGGACCAGGTGAGCGGACCCGTTGCGGCACACGGGGAAGGACCGGTGTGGCACGCGGGGTGGCCCGGGCTGCGCTGGGTGGACATGCTCGCCGGGGACGTGCTCGAGCTCGACGACGGGCAGGTGCGCCGCCACCACGTCGGCGATGTCGCCGCGGCGCTGCGCCCGCGCGCCGACGGGGGAGCCGTGATCGCCGTCGAGCGCGGCTTCGCGCTCGCGGACGCGTCGCTGACGAAGGTCGAGCCGCTGCCCGAGCTGTGGGCGGACCGGCGGGTCCGGATGAACGACGGCGGTTGCGACCCCGACGGCCGGTTCTACTGTGGATCGATGGCCTACGACGAGACGCCGGGCGCGGGCGGCCTCTACCGGCTGGACCCGGACGGCGCCGTCACTACGGTGCTCACCGGCATCACCATCTCCAACGGGCTGGCCTGGAGCCCGGACGGCGGCACCGCCTACTACATCGACACGCCCACGCACCGCGTCGACGCCTTCGACTACGACCCCGGGCGGGGCCTCACCGGCCGCCGCCCGGTGGTCGAGATCCCGCCGGACGCGGGGTCCCCGGACGGCATGACCCTCGACGCCGACGGCAGGCTCTGGGTCGCGTTGTGGGGTGGCGGCGCCCTTCGCTGCTACCGGCCGGACGGCGGCCTCGAGGAGCACGTGCCGCTGCCGGTCACGCAGGTCACGGCCTGCACGTTCGGCGGCCCCGGGCTGGACGAGCTGTACATCACCACCTCGCGCCAGGGCGTGCCGGAGGGTGCGCAGCCGGACGCGGGCGCGCTGTTCCGGTACCGGCCCGGTGTGCGCGGGCTGCCGGTGCTCGCCTACCGAGGCCGGTGA